In Nitrosospira briensis C-128, a genomic segment contains:
- a CDS encoding type II toxin-antitoxin system PemK/MazF family toxin yields the protein MARILRGEIRWADLNPVRGREQAGLRPVLVLSQDVFNERSGTVIAMALTTQAQRAGFPLTFELHDIEVGKRSWVKISQIRTLAVERVGKKIGKASPEQLLQIVEGLNEIIGA from the coding sequence ATGGCCAGAATATTAAGAGGCGAGATCCGCTGGGCTGATCTAAATCCGGTGCGAGGCCGGGAACAAGCAGGGCTAAGGCCCGTTCTTGTTCTTAGTCAGGATGTTTTCAATGAACGTTCAGGTACCGTTATTGCTATGGCGCTTACCACTCAGGCTCAGCGAGCGGGATTTCCGCTAACCTTTGAGCTGCACGACATTGAGGTTGGAAAGCGTTCGTGGGTCAAGATCAGCCAGATCAGGACACTTGCGGTGGAACGCGTCGGAAAGAAAATAGGTAAAGCGTCTCCTGAGCAACTTTTGCAGATAGTTGAGGGGCTGAACGAAATTATAGGGGCATGA
- a CDS encoding abortive infection family protein yields the protein MKSVCKESAISLADDATLTQAYKALRIQHPALQSLGEHDGEIGRILASFASVLDALNTLRNHGSVAHPNENIVGLAEGALVVNAVRTIFHYLSQKIRS from the coding sequence TTGAAGTCCGTTTGCAAGGAAAGTGCGATATCGCTCGCCGATGACGCAACTCTTACGCAGGCATATAAGGCCCTTCGTATCCAACATCCAGCACTGCAATCATTGGGCGAGCATGACGGCGAGATAGGAAGAATTTTGGCATCATTTGCTTCTGTTCTCGATGCGCTCAATACCCTTCGCAACCATGGGAGCGTTGCCCATCCTAACGAGAATATCGTCGGGCTTGCTGAGGGTGCATTGGTGGTTAATGCCGTCCGAACGATCTTCCACTATCTGAGCCAGAAGATTCGTTCATAA
- a CDS encoding ATP-dependent nuclease: MTDYLQREFKNEYELRYFILDRTQFDENFREIGAYVPDELGGEPGGGTILKSLIHIDNLGAQRHLADPNPEAGSRSEDLSKRLSRFYKRNLNQRQDDHTALRALFDSEQALNIHLDGVFKPTLDRLAKLGYPGINNPRLKIMSALDPAHVMSQDARVHYQIGDGEDTATLPDSYNGLGFKNLIYMVVEILDAQVRWASMDNRPPLHLIFVEEPEAHLHAQLQQVFIRNVLELLNIEGDDGSIFGSQMVITTHSPHILYERGFKPIRYFRRKKVGKEQLTEVLNLSAFYQAQPGDRDFLERYLKLTHCDLFFSDAAILVEGNVERLLLPVMIRKVAKTLRSACLCILEVGGAFGHRFQSLIEFLGLTTLIITDIDSVALVAPAAADAVDDEEVEEFEVPADAEENVAVQAPDNGQDPVGEPVAPAPKKKYGKACLPSEPDAATSNQTLIKWLPGKLTIEDLRNASEADKTHVLEDDAKVRVAYQTERAITWNGATETLCGRTLEEDFGLENPEWSQATARKPLGLIVKGGAAGPAALAKGLHEKVSRKSFDKTKFALAVLTEDENAWHVPAYIRDGLFWLKDEVRIELETVLPDAVLIAEDVAIGGEHE, encoded by the coding sequence ATGACGGACTATCTCCAGCGCGAGTTCAAGAACGAATATGAGCTGCGCTACTTCATCTTGGACCGCACGCAATTCGATGAAAACTTCCGCGAAATCGGCGCCTATGTTCCAGATGAGCTAGGTGGAGAGCCAGGCGGCGGAACAATTCTAAAATCGCTTATCCATATCGACAACCTGGGGGCGCAGCGACACCTTGCTGATCCTAATCCGGAAGCTGGTAGTAGATCGGAAGACCTATCAAAGCGTTTAAGCCGTTTCTACAAGCGCAACCTTAATCAGAGGCAAGACGATCACACAGCACTTAGGGCGCTGTTCGACTCTGAGCAAGCGCTTAACATTCACTTAGATGGGGTATTCAAGCCGACGCTTGATCGGCTTGCCAAACTTGGCTATCCGGGCATTAATAACCCGCGATTGAAGATTATGTCGGCGCTAGACCCAGCCCACGTCATGAGCCAGGACGCGCGAGTCCACTATCAGATCGGAGATGGTGAAGATACTGCCACCCTTCCTGACAGTTATAACGGGCTTGGATTCAAAAATTTGATCTACATGGTCGTGGAGATTCTCGACGCCCAAGTTAGGTGGGCGTCGATGGACAATCGCCCTCCATTGCACCTGATTTTCGTGGAGGAACCAGAGGCCCATCTACACGCCCAACTCCAACAGGTCTTCATCCGAAATGTTCTTGAGCTTCTGAACATAGAGGGCGACGACGGAAGTATTTTTGGCAGTCAGATGGTCATCACGACCCACTCGCCGCACATTCTTTACGAGCGAGGTTTCAAGCCGATTCGCTACTTCCGACGCAAGAAAGTCGGCAAGGAACAGTTGACAGAAGTTCTAAATCTGTCGGCGTTCTACCAAGCTCAGCCAGGCGATCGTGATTTTCTAGAACGATACTTAAAACTGACTCACTGCGATCTATTTTTCTCAGATGCCGCTATTCTCGTTGAAGGCAATGTTGAGAGACTGCTCCTGCCCGTCATGATTCGGAAGGTCGCGAAGACTCTCCGATCAGCTTGTCTATGCATTTTGGAGGTCGGCGGTGCTTTTGGGCACCGCTTCCAGTCGCTTATCGAGTTTCTCGGTCTGACAACGCTGATCATCACCGATATTGATAGCGTCGCCCTTGTAGCTCCGGCGGCCGCCGATGCCGTGGATGACGAGGAAGTCGAGGAGTTCGAGGTTCCAGCCGACGCGGAAGAAAACGTCGCAGTGCAGGCCCCGGACAATGGTCAAGATCCAGTCGGTGAGCCAGTTGCCCCAGCGCCTAAGAAGAAATACGGCAAGGCTTGTTTGCCCAGTGAACCGGACGCTGCGACCTCGAATCAAACCCTCATCAAATGGCTTCCGGGGAAGCTCACAATCGAAGACTTGCGTAACGCCTCTGAAGCTGACAAAACTCATGTGCTCGAAGACGATGCAAAGGTTCGTGTGGCCTATCAGACTGAGCGGGCTATCACTTGGAATGGAGCCACTGAAACCCTCTGCGGGCGCACGCTAGAGGAGGATTTTGGCCTTGAAAACCCGGAGTGGTCCCAAGCCACGGCGAGGAAGCCTCTGGGCTTGATAGTAAAGGGTGGAGCCGCTGGTCCTGCCGCTCTTGCCAAAGGCCTTCATGAGAAGGTTTCGCGGAAGAGTTTCGATAAAACGAAGTTTGCGCTCGCCGTCCTTACTGAAGACGAGAATGCTTGGCATGTACCTGCCTACATCCGTGATGGGCTTTTCTGGCTGAAGGACGAAGTACGGATCGAACTTGAGACCGTGCTGCCCGACGCCGTTCTCATCGCCGAAGATGTCGCGATTGGAGGCGAGCATGAGTAG
- a CDS encoding HNH endonuclease: MQNISYILSLMGRSWLTGLKPAKNVDADVADRIEKLFTQLDGQKAVAVAAFEIAVREGARQKNLPKPNGNPSPKARRIAITQFQRDTAVKAWVLRQAGEICECCEQPAPFNGADGLPYLELHYVRQLAEGGADTVSNAVALCPNCHREIHHGANAQALTAWLYDNVARLLRD; this comes from the coding sequence ATGCAAAACATTTCATACATCCTCTCGCTCATGGGGCGCAGCTGGTTGACCGGCCTCAAGCCTGCAAAAAATGTCGATGCTGACGTTGCGGACCGGATCGAAAAATTATTTACCCAACTCGACGGTCAAAAGGCGGTGGCCGTGGCTGCCTTCGAGATCGCTGTGCGAGAAGGGGCCCGGCAAAAAAATCTCCCCAAGCCGAATGGTAATCCCAGCCCGAAGGCCAGACGTATAGCGATCACACAATTTCAGCGGGATACCGCAGTCAAGGCTTGGGTTTTACGGCAAGCAGGGGAAATTTGCGAATGCTGCGAGCAACCCGCTCCGTTCAATGGTGCCGACGGTTTGCCTTACCTGGAATTGCATTATGTTCGGCAACTGGCGGAGGGTGGAGCGGATACGGTATCGAATGCGGTTGCGCTCTGTCCCAATTGTCATCGCGAAATACATCATGGCGCAAACGCTCAGGCACTCACGGCGTGGCTGTACGATAACGTCGCCAGGCTGTTGCGAGACTAG
- a CDS encoding Fic family protein — protein MPSLLALAAFNLDFLCIHPFRDGNGRMSRLLWLLQSCILGYEVGHYISLERLVEQNKERYYETLEQSSQGWHEGSHDPWPYINYVLSILKTAYREFAERVGEVRRHAVRSGTKCWPGLGGWLQRLRDFPSANWSRLVRASAAIWYGGYYANSRQRALSSVRGEVRERHG, from the coding sequence GTGCCTTCACTCTTAGCGCTGGCGGCATTCAATCTCGATTTCCTGTGCATTCATCCATTTCGTGACGGAAATGGCCGAATGTCGCGCCTGCTGTGGTTGCTGCAAAGCTGCATACTGGGTTATGAGGTCGGGCATTACATCAGCCTTGAGCGCTTGGTCGAGCAGAACAAGGAAAGATACTATGAGACGCTGGAGCAGAGTTCTCAAGGCTGGCACGAAGGCAGCCACGACCCGTGGCCTTACATCAACTATGTGTTGTCGATCCTGAAAACCGCCTATCGCGAATTTGCCGAACGTGTAGGCGAGGTAAGGCGCCACGCGGTGCGAAGCGGGACCAAGTGCTGGCCGGGATTGGGCGGCTGGCTGCAGCGACTACGGGATTTCCCATCAGCGAACTGGAGCAGGCTTGTCCGGGCGTCAGCCGCGATATGGTACGGCGGGTATTACGCGAACAGCAGGCAAAGGGCATTGTCGAGCGTCAGGGGCGAAGTCCGGGAGCGACATGGATAA
- a CDS encoding pyridoxamine 5'-phosphate oxidase family protein: MQIEEQHDAALKKVAEMVGDTKFAMLTIMERDGTLRSRPMSTMQLDADGNLWFFTSQSSLKFVEGQRQWQVNLCYVRTDKQDYLSISGSAQFVHDNEKMKDLWTPEIKPWFPNGLDDPDLTLLKVSIVEAEYWDGPR; the protein is encoded by the coding sequence ATGCAAATCGAAGAGCAACACGATGCCGCATTAAAAAAAGTGGCTGAAATGGTAGGAGACACAAAATTTGCCATGCTGACCATCATGGAGAGAGATGGCACCTTGCGCAGTCGCCCCATGTCGACGATGCAACTTGATGCTGACGGCAACCTTTGGTTTTTTACGTCGCAGTCGTCATTAAAGTTTGTGGAAGGGCAGCGGCAGTGGCAAGTCAACCTTTGCTATGTCCGCACGGATAAGCAGGATTACCTTTCCATATCCGGCAGCGCGCAATTCGTCCATGACAACGAGAAAATGAAAGACTTGTGGACGCCAGAGATAAAGCCCTGGTTTCCAAACGGGCTGGACGATCCGGACTTGACCTTGCTCAAGGTCAGCATTGTGGAAGCGGAATACTGGGATGGGCCCCGATAG
- a CDS encoding AAA family ATPase, translated as MHLHSYRLRNFRRLKDAHIELADDISIFVGSNNSGKTSATQAIHAFVTGGRDRFSLYDFSSLRPRYFS; from the coding sequence GTGCATCTTCACTCGTATCGCCTCAGAAACTTTCGACGCTTGAAGGATGCTCATATTGAGCTGGCTGACGACATATCAATATTCGTAGGATCGAATAACAGTGGAAAAACGTCGGCAACTCAGGCCATCCATGCGTTCGTCACGGGTGGAAGGGACCGTTTCAGTCTCTATGATTTCAGTTCTTTAAGGCCGAGGTATTTTTCGTAG
- the gltX gene encoding glutamate--tRNA ligase: MIRTRFAPSPTGYLHIGGARTALFSWAYARRHGGKFILRIEDTDLERSTAQSTQAILDGMAWLGLDYDEGPFYQMQRLARYHEVAEQLLRAGKAYHCYCSREELDAMREQQRAAGMKPRYDGRWRDSKQAPPAGVKPVVRLKNPLEGEVTFNDLVKGQITVANSELDDLVLLRADGVPTYNFGVMIDDLDMNITHVIRGDDHVNNTPRQINILKALGAPLPQYAHVPMILGPDGERLSKRHGAVSVIQYREDGYLPEALINYLARLGWSHGDEEIFSRERLVEWFDFSAINRSPAKFNPEKLQWLNQQYLKTVDNVRLAELVRPFLEADGCNTAGQGMPNLPSVANLLKERVNTVAELADAAVYFFRALEPAEELKAQHFTAEVKPVILDLRQKLAVIEWESDAINDAIKTAAKGHGVKMPKVAMPLRVMVAGVAQTPSINAVLEILGREETLKRMDNQLAGFPA, translated from the coding sequence ATGATCCGTACCCGTTTCGCTCCCAGTCCCACCGGTTATCTCCACATTGGCGGTGCACGCACCGCGCTGTTTTCCTGGGCTTATGCCCGCAGGCACGGCGGTAAATTCATTTTGCGCATAGAAGATACCGATCTCGAACGCTCTACTGCGCAATCCACTCAGGCGATACTTGACGGCATGGCCTGGCTGGGGCTCGATTATGACGAGGGGCCGTTTTACCAGATGCAGCGTTTGGCTCGCTATCATGAAGTGGCGGAACAGTTGTTGCGTGCGGGGAAGGCATACCACTGCTATTGCAGCAGGGAGGAATTGGACGCGATGCGCGAGCAGCAGCGTGCGGCGGGGATGAAACCGCGGTACGACGGACGCTGGCGCGATTCAAAGCAAGCCCCGCCCGCAGGGGTGAAACCGGTGGTACGGCTGAAGAATCCGCTGGAAGGAGAGGTGACATTCAATGACCTGGTCAAGGGTCAGATTACCGTAGCCAACAGTGAACTGGACGATCTGGTATTACTGCGCGCCGACGGGGTTCCGACTTACAACTTTGGCGTGATGATTGATGACCTGGATATGAATATCACCCATGTGATCCGTGGCGACGATCACGTCAACAATACGCCGCGCCAGATCAATATCTTAAAAGCACTTGGCGCGCCATTGCCCCAATACGCCCATGTACCGATGATACTGGGGCCGGATGGCGAGCGGTTGTCCAAACGCCATGGCGCGGTTTCAGTGATTCAGTACCGCGAAGATGGTTATCTGCCCGAGGCGCTGATAAATTATCTGGCGCGACTGGGCTGGTCGCATGGTGACGAGGAAATATTCAGCCGCGAACGACTGGTTGAATGGTTCGATTTTTCGGCAATCAACCGTTCTCCGGCCAAGTTCAATCCGGAAAAATTGCAGTGGCTCAACCAGCAATATCTCAAGACTGTCGACAATGTGCGGTTGGCGGAACTGGTTCGGCCTTTTCTTGAAGCGGACGGTTGCAACACGGCAGGGCAGGGTATGCCAAATCTCCCAAGCGTGGCGAATCTGCTCAAGGAACGGGTCAATACCGTGGCGGAGCTAGCCGATGCGGCAGTCTATTTCTTTCGCGCGCTGGAACCCGCCGAGGAACTCAAGGCACAGCATTTTACCGCCGAGGTAAAACCGGTCATTCTCGACCTGAGGCAGAAACTGGCTGTTATCGAGTGGGAAAGCGATGCCATTAATGACGCTATCAAGACCGCCGCCAAGGGCCATGGCGTGAAAATGCCCAAGGTGGCCATGCCGCTGCGCGTAATGGTGGCAGGTGTCGCGCAGACACCTTCAATAAACGCAGTGCTCGAAATACTCGGTAGGGAAGAAACGCTCAAGCGCATGGATAACCAGCTGGCAGGTTTTCCTGCCTGA
- a CDS encoding SWIM zinc finger family protein yields the protein MKRLAGAVYHARGTTYFEQGLVKLIDENDSDIIACVAGTYDYEVRLWQEDDELMYECSCPVGQDGDFCKHCVATGLALLAKRVGKKQHSAMDNIRNYLETLEADALMGIITHACKHDKRLRERFLLVARGRGNSKSAVKAWKDALNRATVTRRFIDYHEMHSFAAGIQEIIDGLGDWVSGGRAAQAIDLAEYAASKVEKLVGECDDSNGELGDLLDSIGQVHLAACRVARPDPEALAGRLLGHELGDELDTFTDAAARYADVLGEKGLAEYRRLAELEWQKIQPLPPGSSQSDRWDGNRYRITRIMETLAKQSGNVEELVAVKSRDLSLAWHFLEIAEIYRDAKKGEMAFEWAQRGLAAFPVNTDSRLRDFLIEEYLHRGTGEKAMGLAWIQFEEDPCLENYIKLNNVTTKLNNWPTWRDKALAYLRNRIARAFAERGKSRFGGVEAPDQSPLVEIFLWEKNAEAAWQEAQSGICHEKLWVKLAELRAKEHPQDAITVYRRQIARLVQQTNNHSYEEAIELIKKIKPLMIRVSGASSVSDYLAELRIIFKAKRNFMKMLDQLR from the coding sequence GACATCATCGCTTGCGTTGCAGGCACATATGATTATGAAGTGCGGCTATGGCAGGAAGACGATGAGCTAATGTACGAGTGCAGTTGCCCGGTGGGGCAGGATGGCGATTTCTGCAAGCATTGCGTTGCAACCGGTCTTGCGCTGCTCGCAAAGCGCGTGGGAAAGAAGCAGCACTCCGCCATGGATAACATTCGCAACTATCTGGAGACGCTGGAAGCGGACGCGTTGATGGGCATCATTACGCATGCCTGCAAACATGACAAGCGCTTGCGCGAGAGGTTCCTGCTGGTGGCGCGGGGACGCGGAAATTCCAAATCGGCAGTCAAGGCATGGAAGGATGCGTTAAATCGCGCCACGGTTACACGCAGATTTATTGATTATCATGAAATGCATTCCTTCGCGGCGGGTATTCAGGAAATTATCGATGGGCTGGGAGACTGGGTTTCAGGTGGGCGGGCAGCCCAAGCCATTGACCTGGCGGAATACGCGGCAAGCAAGGTGGAAAAACTGGTTGGTGAATGCGACGATTCCAACGGGGAATTGGGTGATCTTCTGGACAGCATCGGCCAGGTTCACCTGGCGGCCTGCCGGGTGGCGCGCCCTGATCCGGAGGCGCTGGCTGGCCGGTTGCTGGGGCATGAGCTGGGCGATGAGCTGGATACTTTCACCGATGCCGCGGCACGCTATGCTGATGTACTGGGGGAAAAGGGATTGGCGGAGTATCGTCGTCTGGCCGAGCTGGAATGGCAGAAAATTCAACCATTACCCCCGGGATCCTCGCAGTCTGATCGATGGGATGGGAATCGCTATCGCATCACGCGAATTATGGAAACATTGGCGAAGCAAAGCGGCAACGTGGAAGAACTGGTGGCGGTAAAATCCCGTGACCTTTCACTGGCGTGGCATTTTCTCGAAATCGCCGAAATTTACCGGGACGCAAAAAAGGGAGAAATGGCATTCGAATGGGCGCAACGCGGATTGGCGGCGTTCCCCGTAAACACCGATTCGCGCTTGCGGGATTTCCTGATCGAGGAATATTTGCATCGTGGCACAGGAGAAAAAGCCATGGGTCTTGCATGGATCCAGTTTGAAGAAGATCCATGTCTGGAAAACTACATAAAACTGAACAATGTCACAACCAAGCTGAATAATTGGCCGACCTGGCGTGACAAGGCATTGGCATATCTTCGGAATAGAATCGCTCGCGCGTTTGCTGAAAGAGGCAAATCTCGTTTTGGTGGAGTGGAAGCGCCGGATCAATCGCCCCTGGTAGAAATTTTCCTCTGGGAAAAGAATGCCGAAGCGGCATGGCAGGAAGCCCAGTCAGGAATTTGCCACGAAAAATTATGGGTCAAGCTCGCAGAGCTTCGCGCGAAAGAACATCCCCAAGACGCCATAACAGTTTATCGGCGCCAGATTGCGCGCCTGGTGCAACAGACCAACAATCATTCTTACGAAGAAGCCATCGAACTGATCAAGAAAATCAAACCGCTCATGATACGTGTTAGCGGTGCGTCAAGCGTGAGCGACTACCTCGCCGAGCTGCGTATCATATTCAAAGCCAAACGTAATTTCATGAAAATGCTGGACCAGCTTCGCTAA
- a CDS encoding lipase family protein, producing the protein MLTTTWQDLLNPGGATDFFSRREFPPFEPEAAHEYSRANALWLAELSRLIYRQDIEEVITAPRPTRARFLEKAGLKQRAFFASPEMDTHAMLVEPMVSPSFAILVFRGTDSNRDYVTDFECGILPWDRNEVGIHKGFKKALDSVWDKIEKELSPLVCPIFYTGHSLGGALATLAASRYKPRAVYTFGSPRVGNEAFVTSLQTLPIHRVVDNKDAAALLPPEVLGFRHVGLLQLLMEPQTEAKENSFFAPLKVFGEPPRPLADHAPVNYVDRI; encoded by the coding sequence ATGTTAACGACAACATGGCAAGACCTCCTGAACCCGGGAGGAGCGACTGACTTCTTTTCTCGCAGGGAATTCCCACCATTCGAACCAGAGGCAGCCCATGAGTACAGTCGCGCCAATGCGCTGTGGCTCGCGGAGCTCAGCCGATTGATTTATCGACAAGATATCGAGGAAGTGATAACGGCTCCGCGGCCGACCCGAGCTCGCTTTTTGGAAAAGGCGGGATTGAAACAGCGTGCCTTTTTTGCTTCACCGGAAATGGATACTCACGCAATGCTCGTTGAACCCATGGTTTCACCTTCCTTTGCAATTCTGGTATTCAGAGGTACCGATAGCAACAGGGATTATGTTACCGACTTTGAATGTGGAATACTTCCATGGGACCGAAACGAAGTAGGGATTCACAAGGGTTTTAAAAAGGCGCTTGACTCGGTGTGGGATAAGATTGAGAAGGAGCTCTCCCCGCTTGTCTGCCCGATCTTCTATACGGGTCATAGTTTAGGCGGAGCGCTAGCCACTTTAGCGGCATCGCGATATAAACCGCGGGCGGTTTATACATTTGGATCACCGCGGGTGGGAAACGAAGCATTTGTTACGTCCCTGCAAACACTACCAATCCATCGCGTTGTTGACAATAAAGATGCAGCAGCGCTGCTTCCGCCTGAAGTATTGGGATTTCGCCATGTTGGTTTATTACAATTGCTTATGGAGCCACAAACCGAAGCCAAAGAAAACTCCTTTTTTGCACCGCTAAAGGTCTTTGGAGAACCCCCAAGGCCATTGGCAGATCATGCACCGGTTAATTATGTCGACAGAATATGA
- a CDS encoding UvrD-helicase domain-containing protein, with translation MSSRANKPDTQADIDLRNCLGNVPPRSFIMKAGAGSGKTTSLIKGLSSVIRMHGDKLRKTRQRVACITYTEIAAGEIWRDVGSDPLVHVSTIHSFMWLLAKPFQNDIRVWVSGRIVEKIEALEEKQAAYGPRVQQRTKDKDTRDLERLRRQSGRIAAVKGFRYGTGSNYAKGILGHDDILKLVPHFIAERPLFRTLLARQFPFVFVDESQDTTTEVVEALKTVEREPGVTLCLGFFGDPMQRIYATGTGQAEAQPTWADIPKPENFRCSTRILNLANAIRRDGDDLVQTPGQRLGPDGIVPTPEGSAHLFILPADDTRDSNLVRVREWMATRTGDDHWQAGDDDQERVKLLVIVHQMAARRLGFGDLYAALNSKAPSAFKDGFLDGSAWPISPCVKFLIPIAIAHTHGRQLEVMRLIREYSLLLDKDSLVEVSVAERLKALGDLVASIAAGIVGNSGVTIGDLLRQVHASDLLILDPRLVSYLDPNAAVPVQPEPEEGAENDDDVQEDDESGKELASMDAFLACPASQLLAYQTYISERSPFWTQQGIKGAEFDRVLVVLDDAESTHFQFSYEKYLGLKELKS, from the coding sequence ATGAGTAGCCGGGCGAATAAGCCGGACACACAGGCCGACATCGACCTGCGAAACTGCCTTGGAAACGTTCCACCACGCAGCTTCATAATGAAGGCCGGTGCCGGTTCCGGAAAAACCACTTCTCTCATTAAGGGCCTGTCATCGGTCATCCGAATGCACGGAGATAAGCTTAGGAAGACCCGTCAGCGCGTTGCCTGCATTACCTACACAGAGATTGCAGCCGGAGAGATTTGGAGGGACGTCGGCAGTGACCCCCTAGTTCACGTCTCGACGATCCACAGCTTCATGTGGCTGCTAGCTAAGCCGTTCCAGAACGACATTCGCGTCTGGGTGTCTGGACGCATCGTGGAAAAAATTGAGGCACTTGAAGAAAAGCAGGCAGCCTATGGCCCCAGGGTTCAGCAGCGCACGAAGGATAAGGACACCCGAGACCTAGAGCGCCTCCGTCGGCAGTCGGGGCGGATCGCCGCAGTCAAAGGTTTCCGATACGGAACAGGTAGCAACTACGCAAAAGGAATTCTGGGTCACGATGACATTCTGAAGCTCGTGCCCCACTTCATTGCCGAACGCCCTCTCTTCCGAACCCTTCTCGCGCGCCAGTTCCCGTTCGTATTTGTGGACGAAAGCCAAGACACGACTACAGAGGTCGTGGAAGCTTTGAAGACCGTCGAGCGTGAACCCGGCGTTACGCTTTGTCTCGGCTTCTTTGGCGATCCGATGCAAAGAATTTACGCTACTGGGACTGGACAGGCTGAAGCGCAGCCCACTTGGGCCGACATTCCGAAACCTGAAAATTTTCGGTGCTCAACCAGGATTCTGAATCTCGCGAACGCGATTCGTCGTGATGGCGATGACCTCGTTCAAACCCCGGGCCAACGTCTAGGTCCTGATGGCATCGTTCCAACCCCTGAAGGTTCGGCCCACCTTTTCATTTTGCCTGCGGACGATACGCGGGACTCCAATCTGGTTAGGGTGCGCGAATGGATGGCGACACGAACCGGTGATGATCATTGGCAAGCAGGTGATGATGACCAAGAGCGGGTAAAGCTTCTCGTCATTGTTCACCAGATGGCCGCAAGGCGCTTAGGATTCGGAGACCTCTACGCTGCGCTCAACTCCAAGGCGCCGTCAGCGTTCAAAGATGGTTTTTTAGATGGCTCTGCGTGGCCTATTTCGCCGTGTGTAAAGTTTTTGATCCCGATCGCTATTGCTCACACCCATGGCCGACAGCTTGAAGTGATGCGACTGATCCGGGAGTATTCACTTCTTCTCGATAAAGACTCCCTTGTCGAGGTGAGCGTAGCTGAGCGTCTTAAGGCACTTGGAGATCTTGTTGCTTCGATCGCAGCAGGCATAGTGGGGAATTCCGGCGTAACGATCGGCGACCTTCTGAGACAGGTGCATGCCTCTGACTTACTGATCCTCGACCCTCGGCTGGTATCGTATTTGGATCCGAATGCAGCTGTGCCTGTGCAGCCCGAGCCCGAAGAAGGAGCGGAAAATGATGACGACGTTCAAGAAGACGATGAATCCGGCAAGGAGTTGGCTTCAATGGATGCTTTTCTAGCGTGCCCTGCTAGCCAACTATTGGCATACCAGACCTACATCTCGGAACGTTCACCTTTTTGGACTCAGCAAGGCATCAAAGGGGCCGAGTTCGATAGGGTACTTGTCGTCCTGGACGATGCCGAAAGTACCCACTTCCAGTTCTCCTACGAAAAATACCTCGGCCTTAAAGAACTGAAATCATAG
- a CDS encoding ribbon-helix-helix domain-containing protein — protein sequence MSKAKIAITLEEETLEKVDRLVGLHVFPNRSRVIQEAVEEKLERLEKNRLATECAKLDPAFERMLAEEGLSEDLAAWPEY from the coding sequence ATGAGTAAAGCAAAAATAGCGATTACCCTTGAAGAAGAAACCCTGGAAAAGGTCGACCGCCTCGTTGGGTTGCACGTTTTTCCGAACCGGAGCCGCGTTATTCAGGAAGCAGTTGAGGAAAAACTTGAACGCCTTGAGAAGAATCGCTTGGCGACGGAGTGTGCCAAGCTGGACCCAGCCTTCGAGCGGATGCTTGCTGAGGAAGGTTTGTCCGAGGATCTGGCGGCATGGCCAGAATATTAA